From Paenibacillus sp. V4I7, one genomic window encodes:
- a CDS encoding YokU family protein: MKCMWCETEDIRESVKDCYWVLPDGRVAVQILEVPAIECSNCRTYVLESTAQQIEETLYWHDVSALGTTFRYEDLLKAPRVKNMFLK; the protein is encoded by the coding sequence ATGAAATGCATGTGGTGTGAAACGGAGGATATCCGTGAAAGCGTGAAAGATTGCTACTGGGTTTTGCCGGATGGGCGAGTGGCAGTTCAGATTTTGGAAGTTCCCGCTATCGAATGTTCCAACTGTCGTACTTACGTATTGGAGAGCACCGCGCAGCAAATCGAAGAGACACTTTATTGGCATGATGTGTCTGCTCTTGGAACTACATTTCGCTATGAAGATCTGTTGAAGGCTCCGCGGGTTAAGAATATGTTTCTCAAATAA